The genomic window ATTGCCATCTTTATGTCTGACGTGCATTATTATCTTTGTTCCCGAGATCGTCGTATTGTTAAGAATAATTTGAAACTAATTCTTTCTTCAGAAGAGAAGCTATCGTATTTTGCGAGGGAGGTTTTTCGTAATTTTGGAAAATACCTTATTGATTTCTTTAAAATTGAAAGAAAGTTAAGCGACCAATATGTGAGCGACCACATTACTATTAAAAATATTGATCGTTTAACAGAAGTTTTAAAGAATCAAAAGGGTGCGATCCTTTTAACTGCGCATATGGGTAACTGGGAGCTTGGGGGATGCGTGATTAGTAAATTAGGGTATCCGCCGATCGCAGTTGCATTGCCGCACAAGGAAAGATCTGTTAATGATTTATTTAATGAGCAGCGCGCGATTGAAGGAATGACCATTGTTCCTAATAATGTTGCAATTCGAGAATGCATTAAAGGGTTGCGGCAAAACCGAATAGTAGCGCTCTTGGCAGATCGTGATTTTAAATCAAATGGTGAAGTTGTTGATTTTTTTGGTAAAAAAACAATTTTTCCGAGAGGACCAGCTGCTTTTTCGCTTAAAACAGGGGCGCCGATTATTCCCGCATTCTTAGTTAGAGAGAAAAACGATTGTTTTACATTATTTTTTGAAGAGCCAATTTTCCCATCGAAAAACGGGCATTCTAAAACAGAGCAATCCGACATGATCAAGAAATATGTTTCAGTTATTGAAAGCAAGATACGTGCGTATCCAACACAATGGTTTATGTTTCAGAGGTTCTGGGTCGAATGAGAATCTGTGTTGTAATCCCAGTTCATGATGAGGCAGCAACGATTGGTAATTTAGTTCAAGAAATTCGTTGTAAGAGTTTAGATGTTGTTGTCATTGATGATGGATCGGCTGATGATTCTGGAAAAATCGCTGAAGAAAAGGGTGCCGTGATTATTCATCATTGTGAAAAATTAGGCAAAGGCGTTTCTTTGCGTGATGGATTTGCTTATGCCGTTGATAATGGGTACGATGGTGTTGTGGCTATGGATGGAGATGGTCAGCATGCGGTTTGTGAAATTGATAGTTTTATTCAAATAGCAAAACAACATTCAGAAAGCATTGTTTCTGGAAGCCGAATGAAAAATTGCGACAATATGCCGCTTATCCGACGCTTAACGAATCAAGCGATGTCGTCACTAATATCTGCAATATGTCGGCAAAAAGTTCCAGATTCGCAATGTGGCTTTAGGTATATTAGTACAAAAATTTTGAAGGTGATCAAACTTTCGTCATCAGATTTCGAAATTGAGACGGAGGTCTTGATTAAAGCTAGTCGTAAAGGATTCAAAATTTATTCAATTCCTGTTCAAAGCATTTATCGAAATGAGTTAAGCAAGATCAACCCTTTCATTGACACAATTCGTTTTTTTATTTTTATCATAAAACAAGTTTGGTGTTTGTAAAAAACCAAAGTAAGAGCTCGATTTTATGGAAGACAAGATATTTAAATATGCCCTTGCCTTTTCGCTGATTATCCATATTGGAATTTTAGCGAGAATGTCTTATTCTAATATTCATTTTCAGGCCAATCCAATTAACAGCATTGAAGTTGTTTATCCAAGGATTACTATTCAAAAAGAGGTGGTTGACCGAGAGAAGAAGCAAGCACGCGACATAAAGGTTAATCTTGAAAAAAGCACACAAGAGCTAACGAAACAAAAGTCAAATTTGTCATCTTTTATGAAAGATATGTCAAAACTTGCTGATGATTTAATCCATCCAAATACTAAGCCGAAAAGTGCGAAATCAGATAAAGCAAAGCGTAAAATCTCTGTTCCCGAGATCGATTCGAAGAATATTAAAAACCCGCTTTATACAAAATATTATCAAGATATTCGAAACCGTATTCGGGAAAAAGCATATGATAATTATGAGCAATTTGACGCCGGAGAGATATATATAACTTTTATTATTGAAAGTGACGGTGTTCTAAAGGATATTAAAATTATCGAGGAGCGCACTAATGCTAATCAATATCTTCGTCGGATTAGCATTCGAAGTGTACAGCAGGCCAGTCCGTTTCCGTCTTTTCCTGAAGATTTAAAGTATCCAGAGCTTTCCTTTAATGTCGTTATTTCTTTTGAAGTTGAATAAATTTCTCATCGCTTCGTTTATTGACAACAGTCATAACCGGTGTTATTCTAAAATTTATGGAAAAGAACCAAGAGACAAATGATCAGGTAAAAATAGATTTCTTATCATATGTTTCAAGCTTAGGGTTTCAGGCTATGATATTTTTAGGAGAAATCGAGAGCCCTGTGACTAAAAAGAAGGAAACAAATCTTTTACAAGCTAAATTTATTATTGATACCTTGGTCATGTTGCGAGACAAAACAAAAGGAAATTTAGAGCCGCAAGAAGACAACTTGCTTAATGTTTCTATTTATGAGCTTCAGATGAAGTATGTTGATCAAACAGCACCGAAAACGGAAATAACATAGGCAGCTGATTAGAAGTTTTAAAAATTTTACCTTGCTCGATATGACGGTTTAATTTTGTATTGGAAACATAGAGTGTTGGTTTTAGAATTTGGAATGATGTGCATAAAGTTTGTTAATGAAAGGAAGCGCAATGAATAAAATTTTAGTTATTCATGGACCAAACCTTGATCTTTTAGGAACGAGAGAAACAGATATTTACGGCAAAACTTCACTTTTGGATATTAATGCGATGCTTGAAAAGAGTGCGAAAGAAAGTGGAGTAAGTCTGGAATATATACAAACGAACCATGAAGGGCAAATTGTTGATGCTATTGGTAGTGCTCCTAAAAATGGGTTTGATGCAATTTTGATTAATCCTGCTGCATATACGCATACAAGCATTGCTATTCGAGATGCTGTTGCTGCTGTTGATTTGCCAACTGTGGAAGTTCATTTATCTAATGTTTATGCTCGTGAAGAATTTCGGCAGACGTCGCTTATTTCTCCTGTTAGTACTGGGCAGATTTGTGGATTTGGTCCTCATAGTTATGTTCTGGGTCTTCAAGCAATCTTACCTTTGTTAAAGAAGTGAATTTATTCAGAAAAAATATAAGCGTTGTTTTAGACAAATTGGATATTGATGCTTTTCTTGTAACAAAAAGTGTTAATATTGCATATTTAACTGGTTTCCCTTGTGAAGATGCTTGGCTTTTGATTTCCTCGAAAAAATTATTTTATATTACAGATGCTCGCTATACTTCAGAACTTAAGAAGAACTTGAAAAAAGGTATTGAAATTGTTGAATATTCCAAATCAATGTTTGTTTCTGTTTTTGATTTAGCGTTGCAGTTAAGAATAAAACGGTTAGGGTTTGATGATCAGCATATTTCTGTTTTTTCTTTTCAAAAATTGCGTAAAGCAATGAAGCGAAAAGTTAATCTTATTCCAGTTGATGGATTAATTGAGCAGATTCGTATGGTTAAGACACGGCAAGAAGTCAGAAAGATCGATAAATCGATCGCGCTTAACTTAAAATGTTATGAATATCTCAAGAGAATTATACGTCCAGGGGTGACTGAGCAAGAGATTTTAATTAAACTTGAGCGTTATGTCAAAAGTCATAATGCTGAGTTTTCGTTTAGGCCGATTATTGCCTCTGGACCTAATTCTTGTTTTCCTCACGCCCGCATTACAAATCGAGAAATTCGACGAGGAGAACCTATTGTTGTTGATATGGGAATTGATATTGATGGTTACAAGTCTGACTTGACACGGGTGTTCTTTTTGGGTAAAATACCCCAATCTATAAGGGATGTTTATCATCTTGTGCGAGAAGCGCAGCGATTAGCAATTCAAAGAATTAAACCTGGTGTATTGATCCGCGATATTGATCAGCAGGCACGTAACTTTCTCAAAGAAAACAAGATAGACAAATTTTTTGTTCATTCTTTAGGCCACGGAGTAGGGCTAGAAGTTCATGAGGCTCCAGTAATATCTTCAAAGAATCTTTTAGAGCTGAAAGCGGGAATGGTTTTTACTGTAGAGCCAGGTGTTTATTTTCCTGGGCAATTTGGCATTCGGATTGAAGACATGGTTCTGGTAACATCTAGCGGATGTAGAATTTTAAGCGAATAATTTAATATTCTTTTTAATATAAATATTAGTATTAAAGGTTGTTGTGACAATAACGATAAATCAAATTACATCTGGCATGGGCTTAAGGGTTGATGACAATATTTACGTTGTTATTGATTATAGCCATGTTAAGCCAGGAAAAGGCAGTGCGTTTGTTCGCGTTAAATTAAAAAATCTTAAGACAGGACTTGTCATCGAGAGGACTTTTAAAAGTTCAGAAAAGCTCGATGATATTTTTTTAGAAGAACGAACATTGCAGTTTTTGTATCGCTCAGGTAAGAGTCTTCATTTGATGGATCAATCTACCTTTGAAGAGCAGATTATTTCTGAAGATTTATTGGGTGATGATATTAAGTATTTGCAGGACAATCTTAATGTGACTGGTCATGTTTATGAGGGTTTAGTTTTAAAAATTAGTTTACCAAATTTTATTGAAGCTCAAGTTGTTGAAACTGAGCCTGGCCTTAAAGGTGATTCTGCTCGTGCTGGAACTAAGCCAGCAAAAATTGATAGCGGTGCAGATATTTTAGTTCCGCTTTTTATTGGAAATGAAGAATGGATTAAAGTCGACACAAGAACGGGAACCTATGTTGAAAGGGTGAAGAAATGAATTTAAAAGAGATTAAAGAAATTATTAAGTTAATGAATGAAAATGATCTTTCTCAAATTGAGCTGGAGAGGGAAGGATCTAAGATTAAAATTAACAAAGGGCCAACAGGTGCGCCTGTTATTGTTTCAAATCCTGTTGCAGAATATAGAGGTGCTCCTGCGGTTGGTTCTGGGCCAGCGGTCGAGGCTGTTGCAGCGGTGTCTACAGTTTCGGGCTTGAAAGAAGTTAAAGCGCCAATGGTTGGAACATTTTATCGTGCGCCATCGCCAGATGCGCCGCCGTTTGTTGAGGTTGGACAAACTGTTGAAATTGGACAAGTTCTTTGTATTTTAGAGGCGATGAAGCTTATGAATGAAATCAAATCTGAAGTTCGAGGAAAAATTTCTGAAATTAAAGTTGAGAACGCTGAGCCAGTTGAATTTGGCACAGTTATGTTTCTCATTGAACCGGTTTAACATCTTACGCTTATGTTCTCAAAAATTTTAATTGCTAATCGAGGGGAAATTGCTCTTCGCATTATTCGTGCTTGCAAAGAGCTTGGGGTCAGCACCGTTGCTGTTTATTCTGAGGCAGATCGGGATTCTTTGCATGTCCGGTTTGCTGATGAAGCTGTTTGTATCGGAAGAGCCCCAAGCAAAGAAAGTTATTTAAATATTCCAGCTATTATTTCTGCTGCCGAGATAGCAAATGTTGAAGCTATTCATCCTGGATATGGATTTTTAGCAGAAAACGCACATTTTGCTGAGATTTGCGAATCATGCCACATTACTTTTATTGGGCCAACGCCTGAATCAATGCGTATGATGGGAGACAAAGTTTCTGCCCGAAATGTTATGAAAAAAGCGGGTGTGCCTGTCACTCCAGGTGGAAATTCTATTGTTAAGAATAAAGAAGAAGCCATGAAGCTTGTTAAAACAATTAAGTATCCTGTTATTATTAAAGCAACAGCAGGCGGTGGTGGCAAGGGGATGCGTGTATGTCATAACGACGTGACCCTCGTGAGTTCTTTAACTATGGCCCAAACAGAGGCTGAGGCAAGTTTTGGGAACCCAGATGTTTATATTGAGAAATTTATTACGAATCCTCGGCATATCGAAATTCAACTTTTATCAGATAATTATGGAAACACAATTCATCTTGGCGAGAGGGATTGCAGCATTCAAAGACGACATCAGAAGCTTTTAGAAGAGGCGCCTTCTCCAGCGTTAAGTAGTAAGTTGCGCAAGAAAATGGGAGAGATGGCTGTGAAGGGTGCAAAGGCTGTTAACTATCGGGGTGTTGGAACTGTAGAATTCTTGCTAGACGAAGATGGTTCTTTTTATTTCATGGAAATGAATACACGCGTCCAGGTTGAGCATCCCGTCACAGAGATGGTTACCGGTGTTGATATTGTAAAAGAACAGATTCGCGCTGCTGCTGGAGAAAAGCTTAAAATTAAACAGGAAGATGTTAAAATTTCTGGGGCTGCTATTGAATGCCGTATTAATGCTGAGGATCCTGATAATAATTTTATGCCATGTCCAGGAAGAATTGAAGAGCTTAATTTGCCCGGAGGTCCAGGCGTTCGCGTTGATACACATATTTATCCGAAATATATGATTAGTCCATTTTATGATTCGATGGTTGCAAAACTTATTGTCCACGGGAAAACAAGAGCAGAAGCTATTAAAACATTGGTTAGAGCGTTAGATGAATTTTATATTGCGCCAATTAAGACGACAGTTAATTTTCATAAAAGAATTCTTCAGAATCCAGATTTCTTAAAAGGAACCGTTTCTACAAATTTCTTAGAGAAAATGGCAAAGACAGAAACCGATTTACACAAATAACTTTTGAATATTTCATTAAGGAGATGCTTAAAATGAAACAAGATCAACAAGTTGACTATGGGTCTATTCAAATTCACAAAAAAGTTTTAGCTGATATTGTTTTGTCTGTTGTGCACGAGGCAGAAGGAATTGCTGTTGCTTCAGAAAGCTTTATGGGAGGTCTTTTAAATATTTTTCGTAAAAGAAATTATTCCGGAATCATTGTCACGATTGATAAGGATAACGAAGTTAGCATTGAGGTTCGAATTTGTGTTCAGTATGGTGTTAATATTCCAGACGCATCTCGTCAGCTTCAAGATGCTATCCGCGATGCGATTGAGAAAACAACAGATATTAACTTAAAAGATGTCCATATTAATATTCAGGGTATCGAAGGGGGGGCTTAATGAGAGTGTTTACTCGTCTTGCTATGTTGTTTTATAGTGTTATTATTTTGTTTGTTGGAAGTCTTGTTGTTTCATTTACAACACACACGATAGCACTGATAGAGGCTAATGACTATCTTGATGCTGTCTATAATGATACGAATTTATGTTTTGTGATTAGTGTTATTTCAGTGGTTGTTATGTTTTTAAGTCTTCTTTTTGCACGCATTATTATTGGTGGTCAGCAAAAGGAAAAAGTGATTGCGTTTGATAATCCTTCAGGACGCGTTAGCATTTCATTGAGTGCTTTAGAGGATATGATTAAGCGTGCAGTTGCTAAAATTTCTGAAGTTAAAGAAATTAAGCCAAGTATTTTGGCTACAAAAAAAGGTATCGAGGTTACGTCGCGACTGGTTTTAAAATCGGATGTGAGTATTCCAGATATGACAGCGCGGTTGCAGGAATTAATCAAGGGACGGGTTCAAGATGTTTTAGGTATTGAAGAAAATGTCAGTGTCAAGATTCATGTCACGAAAATTGTTCCTTCGTCTGGAAAAGAACAGAGCCGAAAAAGTGATGAAGTAGAACAGAAAGAGAATCTTTCCGTTCCTTTTCAGGGATATCGTAAATAGAACAACAGGTAAGGGTGTTTATGAAAAAGATAGGCATTTTAACTGGCGGTGCTGATTGTCCAGGGTTAAATTCTGTTATCCGAGCTATTGTCCGAAAAGGAATGCAAGAAGGTTATGTGATCACTGGAGTTAAGAACGGATGGCTCGGACTTATCGACAATGACATGAAAGTATTGGATTTAAAGCAAACATCTGGCATTCTTGATCGGGGTGGAACGCTTCTTGGAACAAGTCGTATTAATCCATTAGATAATCCGGAACAAATAAAAAAGATTGAAGAAAACTATAAGCGCAGCGGAATTGATGCGCTTATTGTTGTTGGGGGCGAGGTGACCCTTAATGTCGCTGTTGAACTTTATCGAAGAAAAGTGATTAAAGTGATCGGCGTCCCAAAGTCTATTGATAATTCGTTATCCGGAACAGATTATGCTTTTGGGTTTGATACTGCTGTTAATGTTGCAACTGAATGCATTGATCGATTGCATACAACAGCAGAAAGCCATCATCGTATTATGGTTATTGAGGTTATGGGTCGATATACAGGCTGGGTAGCCCTTGAGTCTGGCATTGCAGGAGGTGCTGATATTATCATGGTTCCGGAAATACTTGTTGATCTCGAAGAGGTTTGCGAGTCTATTCAAAGGAGACATCAAAGAGGAAAGACGTTTAGCATTATTGTTGTTGCTGAGGGTGCACAGTGCAAAGATCATCCAGAGTTTAATGAGAGTTTAGGAAAGAAATTTCGATTTGGTGGCGTTGGTGAATTTATTGCAAAAGCCATTGAAAAACAAACAGGGTATGACACGCGCGTAAGTGTTTTGGGCTACATTCAGAGAGGCGGAACACCATCTGCGTATGATCGAGTTATTGGAACGCGTTTTGGAGTTCATGCGGTTAATTTGGCAAAAGAAGAAAAGTTTGGTCAGATGGTGAGTCTTCATCATAATGTGATTCAATCAGTTCCTATTGAACGTGCTATTGAGAAACGAAAAACAGTTAATATGGAAATTTATGATATGGCAAAATGTTTTTTTGCTGAATAAAAAAATAGAAAGATTTTTATGAAAGAAATAATCCGTCAAATTGTTTCAGATTCTATCGCGGTTAAACAAAAAGCAGTTGAAGATAATATTGATACGCTTGTTAGGGCGGTTGATGCTATTGGAAAAACGCTTAAAAAAGACGGGAAGATTATTTTGTTTGGAAACGGAGGGTCTGCGGCAGACAGCCAACACGTAGCAGCAGAGTTTATTGGACGGTTTCAGAAAGAACGAAAATCAATTCCTGCGATTGCTTTAACGACAGACACGTCTATTTTGACAGCGTTGGCTAATGATTATAGTTTTGATGTTGTTTTTTCGCGTCAGCTAGAGGGTCTAGGTACGTCTAAAGATATCGCAATCGGCTTGTCAACAAGCGGAAACTCTAAGAATGTTTTTGAGGCGATTAAGACGGCAAAGAAAATTGGAATGAAAACAATTTCATTGACCGGCGGAACTGGCGGGTTGATTGCTAGGGCGTCTGATATCAGTATTATTGTTTCATCAAAAAATACGGCGAGAGTGCAAGAATCTCACATTTGCTTGGCTCATGTTATTTGTGAGCTTGTCGAAAGAAAGTTTAGCAAGAAATGAATACTCAAAAGAAAATTGTAAGTCTAGATATTCTAAAGAAGAAAATTGTTATTTTTCGAAAAAAAGGCAAGAGAATTATTTTTACGAATGGATGTTTTGATCTTTTACATATTGGCCATGTTAATTATTTAGAAAAGATTAAAGGCCAAAATGATATTTTAATTGTTGCCGTTAATAGCGATGCTTCTGTGAA from Candidatus Omnitrophota bacterium includes these protein-coding regions:
- a CDS encoding Xaa-Pro peptidase family protein; the protein is MNLFRKNISVVLDKLDIDAFLVTKSVNIAYLTGFPCEDAWLLISSKKLFYITDARYTSELKKNLKKGIEIVEYSKSMFVSVFDLALQLRIKRLGFDDQHISVFSFQKLRKAMKRKVNLIPVDGLIEQIRMVKTRQEVRKIDKSIALNLKCYEYLKRIIRPGVTEQEILIKLERYVKSHNAEFSFRPIIASGPNSCFPHARITNREIRRGEPIVVDMGIDIDGYKSDLTRVFFLGKIPQSIRDVYHLVREAQRLAIQRIKPGVLIRDIDQQARNFLKENKIDKFFVHSLGHGVGLEVHEAPVISSKNLLELKAGMVFTVEPGVYFPGQFGIRIEDMVLVTSSGCRILSE
- the accC gene encoding acetyl-CoA carboxylase biotin carboxylase subunit; translation: MFSKILIANRGEIALRIIRACKELGVSTVAVYSEADRDSLHVRFADEAVCIGRAPSKESYLNIPAIISAAEIANVEAIHPGYGFLAENAHFAEICESCHITFIGPTPESMRMMGDKVSARNVMKKAGVPVTPGGNSIVKNKEEAMKLVKTIKYPVIIKATAGGGGKGMRVCHNDVTLVSSLTMAQTEAEASFGNPDVYIEKFITNPRHIEIQLLSDNYGNTIHLGERDCSIQRRHQKLLEEAPSPALSSKLRKKMGEMAVKGAKAVNYRGVGTVEFLLDEDGSFYFMEMNTRVQVEHPVTEMVTGVDIVKEQIRAAAGEKLKIKQEDVKISGAAIECRINAEDPDNNFMPCPGRIEELNLPGGPGVRVDTHIYPKYMISPFYDSMVAKLIVHGKTRAEAIKTLVRALDEFYIAPIKTTVNFHKRILQNPDFLKGTVSTNFLEKMAKTETDLHK
- the accB gene encoding acetyl-CoA carboxylase biotin carboxyl carrier protein, coding for MNLKEIKEIIKLMNENDLSQIELEREGSKIKINKGPTGAPVIVSNPVAEYRGAPAVGSGPAVEAVAAVSTVSGLKEVKAPMVGTFYRAPSPDAPPFVEVGQTVEIGQVLCILEAMKLMNEIKSEVRGKISEIKVENAEPVEFGTVMFLIEPV
- the efp gene encoding elongation factor P yields the protein MTITINQITSGMGLRVDDNIYVVIDYSHVKPGKGSAFVRVKLKNLKTGLVIERTFKSSEKLDDIFLEERTLQFLYRSGKSLHLMDQSTFEEQIISEDLLGDDIKYLQDNLNVTGHVYEGLVLKISLPNFIEAQVVETEPGLKGDSARAGTKPAKIDSGADILVPLFIGNEEWIKVDTRTGTYVERVKK
- the amaP gene encoding alkaline shock response membrane anchor protein AmaP, with product MRVFTRLAMLFYSVIILFVGSLVVSFTTHTIALIEANDYLDAVYNDTNLCFVISVISVVVMFLSLLFARIIIGGQQKEKVIAFDNPSGRVSISLSALEDMIKRAVAKISEVKEIKPSILATKKGIEVTSRLVLKSDVSIPDMTARLQELIKGRVQDVLGIEENVSVKIHVTKIVPSSGKEQSRKSDEVEQKENLSVPFQGYRK
- a CDS encoding ATP-dependent 6-phosphofructokinase encodes the protein MKKIGILTGGADCPGLNSVIRAIVRKGMQEGYVITGVKNGWLGLIDNDMKVLDLKQTSGILDRGGTLLGTSRINPLDNPEQIKKIEENYKRSGIDALIVVGGEVTLNVAVELYRRKVIKVIGVPKSIDNSLSGTDYAFGFDTAVNVATECIDRLHTTAESHHRIMVIEVMGRYTGWVALESGIAGGADIIMVPEILVDLEEVCESIQRRHQRGKTFSIIVVAEGAQCKDHPEFNESLGKKFRFGGVGEFIAKAIEKQTGYDTRVSVLGYIQRGGTPSAYDRVIGTRFGVHAVNLAKEEKFGQMVSLHHNVIQSVPIERAIEKRKTVNMEIYDMAKCFFAE
- a CDS encoding D-sedoheptulose 7-phosphate isomerase; protein product: MKEIIRQIVSDSIAVKQKAVEDNIDTLVRAVDAIGKTLKKDGKIILFGNGGSAADSQHVAAEFIGRFQKERKSIPAIALTTDTSILTALANDYSFDVVFSRQLEGLGTSKDIAIGLSTSGNSKNVFEAIKTAKKIGMKTISLTGGTGGLIARASDISIIVSSKNTARVQESHICLAHVICELVERKFSKK
- the aroQ gene encoding type II 3-dehydroquinate dehydratase; protein product: MNKILVIHGPNLDLLGTRETDIYGKTSLLDINAMLEKSAKESGVSLEYIQTNHEGQIVDAIGSAPKNGFDAILINPAAYTHTSIAIRDAVAAVDLPTVEVHLSNVYAREEFRQTSLISPVSTGQICGFGPHSYVLGLQAILPLLKK
- a CDS encoding lysophospholipid acyltransferase family protein; the encoded protein is MIQYYLYRFGQFCVRCLPISLSYKIAIFMSDVHYYLCSRDRRIVKNNLKLILSSEEKLSYFAREVFRNFGKYLIDFFKIERKLSDQYVSDHITIKNIDRLTEVLKNQKGAILLTAHMGNWELGGCVISKLGYPPIAVALPHKERSVNDLFNEQRAIEGMTIVPNNVAIRECIKGLRQNRIVALLADRDFKSNGEVVDFFGKKTIFPRGPAAFSLKTGAPIIPAFLVREKNDCFTLFFEEPIFPSKNGHSKTEQSDMIKKYVSVIESKIRAYPTQWFMFQRFWVE
- a CDS encoding Asp23/Gls24 family envelope stress response protein, with protein sequence MKQDQQVDYGSIQIHKKVLADIVLSVVHEAEGIAVASESFMGGLLNIFRKRNYSGIIVTIDKDNEVSIEVRICVQYGVNIPDASRQLQDAIRDAIEKTTDINLKDVHINIQGIEGGA
- a CDS encoding DUF1844 domain-containing protein gives rise to the protein MEKNQETNDQVKIDFLSYVSSLGFQAMIFLGEIESPVTKKKETNLLQAKFIIDTLVMLRDKTKGNLEPQEDNLLNVSIYELQMKYVDQTAPKTEIT
- a CDS encoding glycosyltransferase family 2 protein, translating into MRICVVIPVHDEAATIGNLVQEIRCKSLDVVVIDDGSADDSGKIAEEKGAVIIHHCEKLGKGVSLRDGFAYAVDNGYDGVVAMDGDGQHAVCEIDSFIQIAKQHSESIVSGSRMKNCDNMPLIRRLTNQAMSSLISAICRQKVPDSQCGFRYISTKILKVIKLSSSDFEIETEVLIKASRKGFKIYSIPVQSIYRNELSKINPFIDTIRFFIFIIKQVWCL